A window of the Fusobacterium perfoetens genome harbors these coding sequences:
- a CDS encoding TRAP transporter small permease yields MREFLKKFELYLGSIFIAITTSVVVMNVFTRYVLKFTYFWAEEIAVGCFVWTIFLGTAAAYREKGLLGVEAIVVLLPKKIRDIVEFFTYILLLILSGVMFYFSYTYVATSTKITAALEISYAYVNAGIVLSFGLMTIYSLLFAIDGFKKVFLKKN; encoded by the coding sequence ATGAGAGAATTTTTAAAAAAATTTGAATTGTATCTAGGTAGTATATTTATTGCCATAACAACATCAGTTGTTGTAATGAATGTATTTACAAGATATGTTTTAAAATTCACATATTTCTGGGCTGAGGAGATAGCTGTTGGATGTTTCGTTTGGACAATATTTTTAGGGACAGCAGCAGCTTATAGAGAAAAGGGACTACTTGGAGTAGAGGCTATTGTAGTTTTACTTCCTAAAAAAATCAGAGATATAGTTGAATTTTTTACATATATATTACTACTTATTTTAAGTGGAGTAATGTTTTATTTTAGTTACACTTATGTAGCAACATCTACAAAAATAACAGCAGCACTAGAAATATCATATGCTTATGTAAATGCTGGAATAGTTCTTTCATTTGGACTTATGACTATTTATTCGTTATTATTTGCAATAGATGGATTTAAAAAAGTATTTTTAAAGAAAAATTAG
- a CDS encoding TRAP transporter large permease codes for MHALSPVIVLFILFFLNIPIGFALMGSALFYFMFINQTMAMNMVIQQFATSVESFPYLAVPFFIMVGSVMNYSGISEQLMNMAEVLAGHMKGGLAQVNCLLSAMMGGISGSANADAAMESKILVPEMIKKGFSPEFSAAVTAASSAVSPVIPPGTNLILYALIANVPVGDMFLAGYTPGILMTAAMMITVYIISVKRGYAPSRDKMASPSEIGRQALKSIWALAIPFGIIMGMRMGMFTPTEAGGVAVIFCFFVGFFVYKKLKLKHIPIILMETVKSTGSVMIIIASAKVFGYYMTLERIPQIITQGLMDFTDNKFVLLMVINLLLLFIGMFIEGGAALVILAPLLVPAVRSLGVDPLHFGVIFIVNIMIGGLTPPFGSMMFTVCSIVNVKLEDFIKEVWPFIISLVVVLLLVTYSQDVALFIPNLFR; via the coding sequence ATGCACGCATTATCACCAGTAATAGTGCTATTTATATTATTCTTTCTAAATATCCCTATTGGATTTGCTCTTATGGGGTCAGCACTATTTTACTTTATGTTTATAAATCAAACTATGGCTATGAATATGGTTATTCAACAATTTGCTACATCTGTTGAATCTTTTCCATACTTAGCAGTACCATTTTTTATAATGGTTGGTTCAGTGATGAATTATTCTGGAATAAGTGAGCAACTTATGAATATGGCTGAGGTTTTAGCAGGTCATATGAAAGGGGGACTTGCTCAAGTAAACTGTCTTTTAAGTGCTATGATGGGTGGAATTTCTGGTTCTGCCAATGCTGATGCAGCTATGGAATCAAAAATTCTTGTACCAGAAATGATAAAAAAAGGATTTTCTCCAGAATTTTCAGCAGCAGTAACAGCAGCATCTTCAGCAGTTAGCCCTGTAATACCACCTGGAACAAACTTAATTCTTTATGCTTTGATAGCTAATGTACCAGTTGGAGATATGTTCTTAGCAGGATATACACCAGGTATTTTGATGACAGCTGCTATGATGATTACTGTTTATATAATTTCTGTAAAACGTGGATATGCTCCATCAAGAGATAAGATGGCAAGTCCAAGTGAGATTGGAAGACAAGCTTTAAAATCAATATGGGCTTTGGCAATACCATTTGGTATTATTATGGGAATGAGAATGGGAATGTTTACTCCAACAGAGGCTGGAGGAGTGGCAGTAATATTCTGTTTCTTTGTTGGTTTCTTCGTTTATAAAAAATTAAAATTAAAACATATACCAATTATCTTAATGGAAACAGTAAAAAGTACAGGTTCAGTTATGATAATTATAGCTAGTGCAAAAGTATTTGGTTACTATATGACACTAGAAAGAATACCACAAATTATAACTCAAGGTTTAATGGATTTCACAGACAATAAATTTGTACTTTTAATGGTTATAAATCTTTTACTTCTTTTCATTGGAATGTTTATAGAAGGTGGAGCAGCACTTGTAATATTAGCACCACTTTTAGTACCAGCTGTAAGAAGTTTAGGTGTAGACCCACTTCATTTTGGTGTTATCTTTATAGTAAATATTATGATTGGAGGATTAACTCCACCATTTGGTTCAATGATGTTTACAGTTTGCTCTATAGTCAATGTAAAACTGGAGGACTTTATAAAAGAAGTATGGCCATTTATAATATCTTTAGTAGTGGTTCTATTATTAGTAACTTACTCACAAGATGTGGCTTTATTTATACCTAACTTATTTAGATAA
- a CDS encoding HAD-IIA family hydrolase, protein MEGKNCYLLDMDGTIYLGEQLIDGAKDFLKKIKSSNKRYIFLTNNSSKNKNSYVEKLARLGIEATSEEVFSSGEATIFWLKKQKKNAKIFLLGTKALEDSFVEAGFELVRERNKEIDYVVLGFDTTLTYEKLWIACDYISDGVEYVATHPDLVCPLEGGRYMPDTGSMMALIKATTGKEPIVIGKPNHYIIDAILENYNLKKEELVMVGDRLYTDIRTGLDNGVTSVLVMSGETTKEMLKDTSFKPDYIFNSVKDMIDYI, encoded by the coding sequence ATGGAGGGAAAAAACTGCTATTTATTAGATATGGATGGAACAATCTATCTAGGAGAACAACTGATAGATGGGGCGAAAGATTTCCTAAAAAAAATTAAATCAAGTAATAAAAGATATATATTTTTAACAAATAACTCTTCCAAAAATAAAAACTCTTATGTTGAAAAATTAGCAAGACTGGGGATAGAGGCTACTTCAGAGGAGGTTTTTAGCTCAGGAGAAGCCACTATATTTTGGTTGAAGAAACAGAAGAAAAATGCAAAAATATTTTTATTGGGGACAAAAGCCTTAGAAGATAGTTTTGTAGAAGCTGGATTTGAACTTGTAAGAGAGAGAAATAAAGAGATAGATTATGTAGTTTTAGGATTTGATACTACTTTAACCTATGAAAAGTTGTGGATAGCTTGTGATTATATCAGTGATGGGGTAGAATATGTTGCTACTCATCCAGATCTTGTTTGTCCTCTTGAGGGGGGAAGATATATGCCAGATACTGGTTCTATGATGGCTCTTATAAAAGCTACCACAGGAAAAGAGCCTATCGTAATAGGAAAACCTAATCATTATATAATAGATGCTATTTTAGAAAATTATAATTTAAAAAAAGAGGAATTGGTAATGGTTGGGGATAGGTTATATACAGATATTAGAACAGGACTTGATAATGGAGTTACTTCAGTTCTTGTGATGAGTGGAGAAACTACAAAAGAAATGCTTAAGGATACATCTTTTAAACCTGACTATATCTTTAATTCAGTAAAAGATATGATAGATTATATTTAG
- a CDS encoding ATP-binding protein encodes MINSFISQGISIERTPKKIVLKKEYVVAFDPMEPPLQFVEEGVIKGFNIELLNLIGQKNNVKFIYVPMTKKESYEKLVNKKIDAVIGMRFDKEYENKIRYTDSIGEYSVCIVAPKTKIKSIKEGFGNEDFLVGVEKGSSEYNYLKNMKKVNFNIVFDQESLFKLLELERADFAIGVQEIAEYIMLEKNLYNKYEIMNSYTAPVSYYIGVSYENESLVKVINGELKNLKINGSYENLFVKWNKSAELEKEKQMLQNIKTISYVSLILVLILLVISIWNIQLKKVVKDKTAKLRKINKELEEKIIEIRNNNELNSIICESSPRCITIFDRDRKITFMNKNSINLFNAGDNFKGKDAYYYPIMEKIIGNGVFEKTVFENEAHITRELKINLNGREEYFRYTLYPLLDYQKNNIGAFLTMEECTKEKLLREKSLKKEKDTAIATIIAGIAHEIRNPMTAIKTYIELLPLKKDNEKFREQIVTIVPKEVERVNRLIENLIDYIKPKANSISDINLYDIINSSMLLLKPTFDKNSIKIELDIDTTLSIKGDPAQIKQVMINILLNSIDAINEKKEKIDEKEEYFIKIKSYAFEEHRIIEITDNGIGMTEKELNNIYEVFYTTKAKGTGLGLPLTKQLVEKNSGNLFVESEKNKFTKFTIIFEVI; translated from the coding sequence ATGATAAATTCCTTTATTTCTCAAGGAATATCAATAGAAAGAACTCCCAAAAAAATAGTTTTAAAAAAAGAATATGTAGTGGCTTTTGATCCTATGGAACCTCCTTTACAATTCGTAGAAGAGGGAGTAATAAAGGGATTTAATATAGAGCTTTTAAATCTTATAGGACAAAAAAACAATGTTAAATTTATATATGTCCCTATGACTAAAAAAGAGTCTTATGAAAAGTTAGTAAATAAAAAAATAGATGCTGTAATTGGAATGAGATTTGATAAAGAGTATGAAAATAAAATTAGATATACAGATAGTATTGGAGAATATAGTGTCTGTATAGTGGCTCCTAAAACTAAGATAAAAAGTATAAAAGAGGGATTTGGTAATGAAGATTTTTTAGTAGGAGTAGAGAAAGGCTCATCAGAATATAACTATCTAAAAAATATGAAAAAAGTTAATTTTAATATTGTATTTGATCAAGAATCTCTTTTTAAACTTTTGGAATTGGAAAGAGCAGATTTTGCGATCGGTGTACAAGAGATAGCTGAATATATAATGCTAGAAAAAAATCTATATAATAAGTATGAAATAATGAATAGTTATACTGCTCCAGTAAGTTATTATATAGGAGTTTCTTATGAAAATGAAAGTTTAGTTAAAGTTATCAATGGAGAATTAAAAAATTTAAAAATAAATGGTAGTTATGAAAATCTTTTTGTGAAATGGAATAAATCGGCAGAGCTTGAGAAAGAAAAGCAGATGTTACAAAATATAAAAACAATATCTTATGTTTCTTTGATTTTGGTTTTGATATTGCTAGTTATAAGTATTTGGAATATTCAATTAAAAAAAGTTGTAAAAGATAAAACTGCTAAACTTAGAAAAATAAATAAAGAACTTGAAGAAAAAATCATAGAGATAAGAAATAATAACGAGCTTAATAGCATTATTTGTGAAAGTAGTCCTAGATGTATCACTATTTTTGATAGAGATAGAAAGATAACTTTTATGAATAAAAATTCTATAAATCTTTTTAATGCAGGAGATAACTTCAAAGGAAAAGATGCTTATTATTATCCCATAATGGAAAAAATTATAGGAAATGGAGTTTTTGAAAAAACTGTTTTTGAGAATGAGGCTCATATAACAAGAGAGCTTAAAATAAATCTGAATGGAAGAGAGGAGTATTTTAGATATACCCTTTATCCACTTTTAGATTATCAAAAAAATAATATTGGGGCTTTTCTTACTATGGAAGAGTGTACTAAGGAGAAACTTTTAAGAGAAAAATCTCTAAAAAAAGAGAAAGATACAGCTATTGCCACTATAATTGCTGGGATTGCTCACGAGATAAGAAATCCAATGACAGCTATAAAAACATATATTGAACTTTTGCCACTAAAAAAAGATAATGAAAAATTTAGAGAACAGATAGTGACAATAGTTCCCAAAGAAGTAGAAAGAGTAAATAGATTGATAGAAAATCTTATAGATTATATAAAACCAAAGGCTAATTCCATATCTGATATAAATTTATATGATATTATAAATTCATCAATGTTACTTCTTAAGCCTACATTTGATAAAAATTCTATAAAAATAGAACTTGATATAGATACCACTCTTTCTATCAAAGGGGATCCAGCTCAAATAAAGCAAGTTATGATAAATATTCTTTTGAACTCAATAGATGCTATAAATGAGAAAAAAGAAAAAATAGATGAGAAAGAGGAGTATTTTATCAAGATAAAAAGTTATGCTTTTGAGGAGCATAGAATAATTGAGATAACAGACAATGGAATTGGAATGACAGAAAAAGAATTGAATAATATATATGAAGTGTTTTATACAACTAAAGCAAAGGGAACGGGACTTGGGTTACCTTTGACAAAACAACTTGTAGAAAAAAACAGTGGAAATCTATTTGTTGAAAGTGAAAAAAACAAGTTTACAAAATTTACTATAATTTTTGAGGTGATATAG
- a CDS encoding sigma-54-dependent transcriptional regulator gives MEKIIIIDDEISICSSLTFALEDSYDVQATTDPSLGIEIIKKENINLVLLDLKIGDVDGLEVLEEIKKINKDIVVIIMTAYGSIMSSVEAMKKGAYTYLTKPMNLEELYMIVKKALEFQKMNEKIEYLSKELQNKYQFEGIIGKTEGMKRIFSLIDKLKDVDTGVMITGESGTGKELVARAIHFSGKRKDNKFVEVNCAAIPEGLLEEEFFGHKKGTFTNAVSDKIGKFQYANKGTIFLDEIGDMSLSLQSKLLRVLQEKSFIPLGANEPIETDVRIIAATNRDLKKMVEEGTFRRDLYFRLNIVEIKIPPLRERKQDLPLLFKHFIEIYNKEMGKNIKGLDRRCEKILMNYDYPGNVRELSNIIEGGVLLSQNDTIELDCLPSQLTDMGIGTINTTDKIILEGKDLTEMTLKEAEKVLIEVCLRKNNGHKRQTAEMLGISERGLRNKINEYEL, from the coding sequence GTGGAAAAAATAATTATAATAGATGATGAGATTTCAATTTGTTCATCTCTTACTTTTGCATTGGAAGATAGCTATGATGTTCAAGCTACTACTGATCCGAGCTTGGGAATAGAGATAATAAAAAAAGAAAATATTAATCTTGTACTTCTTGATCTAAAAATAGGAGATGTAGATGGTCTAGAGGTTTTAGAAGAAATAAAAAAAATAAATAAAGATATAGTTGTGATAATTATGACAGCATATGGTTCTATAATGTCATCAGTAGAGGCAATGAAAAAAGGTGCTTATACATATTTGACTAAACCTATGAATTTAGAAGAACTTTATATGATAGTAAAAAAGGCTCTAGAGTTTCAAAAAATGAATGAAAAGATAGAGTATCTTAGCAAGGAACTTCAAAATAAATATCAATTTGAGGGAATAATTGGAAAAACAGAGGGAATGAAAAGGATATTTTCTTTGATTGATAAGCTAAAAGATGTTGATACAGGAGTGATGATAACAGGAGAAAGTGGAACAGGAAAAGAGTTAGTTGCGAGAGCCATACATTTTTCAGGAAAAAGAAAAGATAATAAATTTGTAGAAGTAAATTGTGCAGCTATTCCAGAGGGGTTACTTGAGGAGGAGTTTTTTGGTCATAAAAAAGGAACTTTTACCAATGCTGTAAGTGACAAAATAGGAAAATTTCAATATGCTAATAAGGGGACAATATTTCTTGATGAGATAGGAGATATGTCTTTAAGTCTTCAATCAAAGCTTTTAAGAGTGTTACAAGAAAAATCTTTTATTCCTTTGGGGGCTAATGAGCCAATAGAAACTGATGTAAGAATTATTGCTGCTACTAATAGAGATCTTAAAAAAATGGTAGAAGAGGGAACATTTAGAAGAGATTTATACTTCAGACTTAATATAGTAGAAATAAAAATACCACCTCTTAGAGAGAGAAAACAAGATTTACCACTGCTTTTTAAACATTTTATAGAAATTTATAATAAAGAGATGGGTAAAAATATAAAAGGTTTAGATAGAAGATGTGAAAAAATATTGATGAACTATGATTATCCTGGAAATGTCAGAGAGCTTTCAAATATAATTGAAGGTGGAGTTCTTTTATCGCAAAACGATACAATAGAGCTAGATTGTTTGCCAAGCCAGTTAACAGATATGGGAATTGGAACGATTAACACTACAGATAAAATTATTTTAGAAGGAAAAGATCTTACAGAGATGACATTAAAAGAGGCTGAAAAAGTTTTAATAGAAGTTTGTCTAAGAAAAAATAACGGACATAAAAGACAGACAGCTGAGATGTTGGGGATAAGCGAGAGAGGATTAAGGAATAAAATCAATGAATATGAACTATAA
- a CDS encoding TAXI family TRAP transporter solute-binding subunit, with translation MNMNYKNIFLKVVVFLCFLSMSFGQDYKDVFISIGTGPIDGVFYPAGTAISEIIKKVGYNSSACSTAGSGENIDLIIDKKIEMAIAMSDTVYQAYYGVGAYKGKGPIKNLNCITGLHPNYTQIVTLRDSNVKTFKDLKGKRIGIGIYNSGVELNARLLYEAHDMKYSDSEISYGTPGELIEQLKNHILDAIFLTNTVPTDIIYNLSLEMPINFVAIEDEGIEKLREKWPFFFKEKITKEDYNIEKDIQTVAVQNLLLVDRNLPEGIVYDITKAFFENIEEVRCSNLGIRRNVSIENYDKNVDIPFHKGALKYYKDKGIR, from the coding sequence ATGAATATGAACTATAAAAATATATTTTTAAAAGTGGTAGTATTTCTGTGTTTTCTATCTATGTCCTTTGGACAAGATTATAAAGATGTATTTATAAGTATAGGAACGGGACCCATTGATGGAGTGTTTTATCCTGCTGGGACAGCTATATCAGAGATAATAAAAAAAGTAGGATATAACTCCTCTGCCTGCTCAACTGCTGGGTCTGGAGAAAATATAGACCTTATTATTGATAAAAAAATAGAGATGGCAATAGCGATGTCTGACACTGTTTATCAAGCTTATTATGGAGTTGGAGCCTATAAAGGAAAAGGACCAATAAAAAATTTAAATTGTATAACGGGACTTCATCCAAATTATACTCAGATAGTTACTTTGAGAGATTCCAATGTAAAAACTTTTAAAGATTTAAAAGGAAAAAGGATAGGAATAGGGATATATAACTCAGGAGTTGAGTTAAATGCAAGACTTTTATATGAGGCTCATGATATGAAATATTCTGATAGTGAGATAAGTTATGGTACCCCTGGAGAACTTATAGAGCAATTAAAAAACCATATTTTAGATGCAATATTTTTAACGAACACAGTACCAACGGATATTATTTATAATCTTTCATTAGAAATGCCGATAAACTTTGTAGCTATTGAAGATGAAGGAATAGAAAAATTAAGAGAAAAATGGCCTTTTTTCTTTAAGGAAAAAATTACTAAGGAAGATTATAATATAGAAAAGGATATTCAAACTGTGGCAGTACAAAATCTTTTGTTAGTGGATAGAAATCTTCCTGAGGGGATAGTTTATGATATTACAAAAGCTTTCTTTGAAAATATAGAAGAAGTAAGATGTTCTAATCTTGGGATAAGAAGAAATGTATCCATTGAAAATTATGATAAAAATGTTGATATTCCATTTCATAAAGGTGCTTTAAAATATTATAAGGACAAGGGTATAAGGTAG
- the gltS gene encoding sodium/glutamate symporter, which yields MTFTFNMAETLAIAIVILLVGAAVKKRVPVLERFFIPGPVIGGVIFSIVLLIGHETGAFSFAFDGVLKDFLMIAFYTTVGYLASFELLKKGGIGVVLFLLAAIILVVIQNSVGVSLAKIFGLHPYIGLAAGSVPLTGGHGTSGAFGPLMEQGGAVGAMSVAMASATFGLVAGCLIGGPIAKKLIEKFGLVAKKDEKPHQTKREIDNEVFEGDLDVFEEKVSEESLFKAVVAIGLAMGCGAWIPPFAKSLGVAIPVYLGPMLVAAIFRNVMDMSKKKLPLTEISMLGNIALSIFLAMALMSMKLWELAALALPLIVILLVQTVIMAIYAYFVTFNIMGRDYDAAVIACGHCGFGMGATPNAMANMESFTKANGPSVKAFFVIPLVGSLFIDFFNAVIITFFMNMFK from the coding sequence ATGACTTTCACTTTTAATATGGCTGAAACACTTGCCATAGCAATCGTTATTCTTTTAGTCGGAGCTGCTGTTAAAAAAAGAGTTCCAGTTCTTGAAAGATTCTTTATTCCTGGACCAGTTATTGGTGGAGTTATCTTCTCTATCGTATTATTAATAGGACATGAAACTGGTGCTTTCTCTTTCGCTTTTGACGGAGTATTAAAAGATTTCTTAATGATAGCTTTCTATACTACAGTTGGATACCTTGCAAGTTTCGAACTTCTTAAAAAAGGTGGAATCGGGGTTGTATTATTCTTATTAGCTGCTATCATATTAGTTGTTATCCAAAACTCAGTTGGTGTATCTCTAGCTAAAATATTTGGATTACATCCATATATCGGACTTGCTGCTGGATCAGTACCATTAACAGGTGGACACGGAACTTCTGGAGCTTTCGGACCATTAATGGAACAAGGTGGAGCAGTTGGAGCAATGTCAGTTGCTATGGCTTCTGCTACATTTGGACTTGTTGCTGGATGTTTAATCGGTGGACCAATCGCTAAAAAACTTATAGAAAAATTTGGTTTAGTTGCTAAAAAAGACGAAAAACCTCATCAAACTAAGAGAGAAATAGACAATGAAGTTTTCGAAGGAGACCTTGACGTTTTCGAAGAAAAAGTTAGTGAAGAAAGTTTATTCAAAGCTGTTGTTGCTATCGGTTTAGCAATGGGATGTGGAGCTTGGATTCCTCCATTTGCAAAATCATTAGGTGTTGCAATTCCAGTTTACTTAGGACCAATGTTAGTTGCTGCTATATTCAGAAACGTTATGGATATGTCTAAGAAAAAACTTCCATTAACTGAAATATCAATGCTTGGAAATATCGCACTTTCTATATTCTTAGCAATGGCATTAATGTCAATGAAATTATGGGAACTTGCTGCTCTAGCATTACCATTAATCGTAATCTTATTAGTTCAAACAGTAATCATGGCTATCTATGCTTACTTCGTAACATTCAATATCATGGGAAGAGACTACGACGCTGCTGTTATAGCTTGTGGACACTGTGGATTTGGAATGGGAGCTACTCCTAACGCAATGGCTAACATGGAATCATTCACTAAAGCTAACGGACCATCTGTTAAAGCTTTCTTCGTAATTCCATTAGTTGGATCATTATTCATCGACTTCTTCAACGCTGTTATCATCACATTCTTCATGAATATGTTCAAATAA
- a CDS encoding IclR family transcriptional regulator, whose translation MIQSLLRAMELLEILKRANDTCSIAQLAEELELPPSTVHRILKTLCSTMYVVKDEKSHEYRLGPALIPLGTSASKHVHLQSVAYDVLKKIALETGEDTFLIIPVEYKGIVLERVDGKRTLKLVEEFGDELYLHYGAIRKAILAFQSDEFINDYIKKVIEKGKTSLRITPLELREKLKRIREEGISTSSGDYAKGTIGIGAPIRNSSGNVIASVGIVVAKPKIFSEERVENLKNIIRKAGEDISKGIGYF comes from the coding sequence ATGATACAAAGTTTATTAAGAGCAATGGAATTACTAGAAATTTTAAAGAGAGCAAACGATACTTGTTCCATAGCACAATTAGCTGAAGAACTGGAGCTACCACCAAGTACAGTTCATAGAATATTAAAGACATTGTGCTCGACAATGTATGTTGTGAAAGATGAGAAATCCCATGAATATAGATTGGGACCAGCACTTATTCCTCTCGGGACATCAGCTTCTAAACACGTACATCTTCAAAGTGTAGCATATGATGTGTTAAAAAAGATAGCTTTAGAAACGGGAGAGGATACTTTCTTGATTATTCCTGTAGAGTATAAAGGTATAGTTTTAGAGAGGGTTGATGGAAAAAGAACTTTAAAACTAGTTGAAGAATTTGGAGATGAGTTGTATCTTCACTATGGTGCTATAAGAAAAGCGATACTTGCATTTCAATCAGACGAGTTTATAAATGACTACATAAAAAAAGTAATAGAAAAAGGAAAAACTTCTCTTAGAATAACACCTTTAGAGCTTAGAGAAAAACTAAAGAGAATAAGAGAAGAGGGAATATCTACATCGTCTGGAGATTATGCCAAAGGGACTATTGGAATAGGAGCTCCTATAAGAAATAGTTCAGGAAATGTTATAGCTTCTGTTGGAATAGTAGTTGCAAAACCTAAAATCTTCTCAGAGGAGAGAGTAGAAAATCTTAAAAATATTATAAGAAAAGCAGGAGAAGATATTTCTAAGGGTATAGGATATTTTTAA
- a CDS encoding OadG family protein, which translates to MFTGSTMGIFESLIVSALGLSVVFTALAVLAIAIIIFSKIFSCLGISEQKPAPKVVTKPAEEDLSEEYCAVLISAVSEELRSVRGEYRVKSIREIK; encoded by the coding sequence ATGTTTACTGGTAGTACTATGGGAATATTTGAATCATTAATAGTTTCTGCTTTAGGATTGTCTGTTGTTTTTACAGCTCTAGCGGTATTGGCTATTGCTATCATTATTTTCTCTAAAATATTCAGTTGTTTAGGAATTTCTGAACAAAAACCAGCACCAAAAGTAGTAACTAAGCCTGCAGAAGAGGACTTAAGTGAAGAATATTGTGCTGTGTTAATATCAGCTGTTTCAGAAGAATTACGTTCTGTAAGAGGTGAATATAGAGTAAAATCTATAAGAGAAATTAAATAG
- a CDS encoding biotin/lipoyl-containing protein yields MKYIANVNGKRYEIELERVEDYRPMTREEIAAPVTASAPIVAAPAAPVAPTPVAAPAPVAPAPVAAPAPTAAPVSAGASTVVAPLPGTILDVKVAPGQAVKTGEIVIIMEAMKMETEVVAAADGVVDSILVKKGDAVDTDATLITLK; encoded by the coding sequence ATGAAGTATATTGCCAATGTAAATGGAAAAAGATATGAAATAGAATTAGAGAGAGTTGAAGATTACAGACCAATGACTCGTGAGGAAATAGCAGCACCAGTAACAGCATCAGCACCTATCGTAGCAGCACCTGCAGCTCCAGTAGCACCAACACCAGTAGCAGCACCTGCACCAGTTGCTCCAGCTCCAGTAGCAGCTCCAGCACCTACAGCAGCACCAGTTTCAGCAGGAGCATCTACAGTAGTAGCTCCACTTCCAGGAACAATCTTAGACGTTAAAGTTGCACCAGGACAAGCTGTAAAAACTGGAGAAATAGTAATCATAATGGAAGCTATGAAAATGGAAACAGAAGTTGTAGCAGCGGCTGATGGGGTAGTAGATTCTATCCTAGTTAAAAAAGGTGACGCAGTAGATACAGATGCAACTCTAATTACATTGAAATAA
- a CDS encoding sodium ion-translocating decarboxylase subunit beta, whose translation MNFIDVFKGILLESGFIGATWQELVMILISFVLVYMAVVKKYEPLLLLPIAFGMFLANLPLAGLMKEAEPWYSSGVLRIIYSGVKSSLFPCLIFTCVGSMTDFGPLIANPVSLLLGAAAQFGIYVAFTLANATGLFTVGEAAAIGIIGGADGPTAIYIANNLAPDLVAPIAVAAYSYMALIPMIQPPIMRALTTEKERKIKMGQLRKVSKVEKVVFPIFVTLFCALLLPSTAPLIGMLMYGNLLKESGVVARLSDTAQNALCNLVTLLLGLAVGATANGTIFLRTQTLAIVGMGLLAFCFATVGGILLGKVLCLITGGKINPLIGSAGVSAVPMAARVSQVEGAKANPTNFLLMHAMGPNVAGVIGSAVAAGFFMMVFGK comes from the coding sequence ATGAATTTTATAGACGTATTTAAAGGAATTTTATTAGAGTCAGGGTTCATAGGAGCAACTTGGCAAGAGCTAGTAATGATACTAATATCATTCGTATTAGTATATATGGCTGTAGTAAAAAAATATGAGCCATTATTACTATTACCTATAGCTTTCGGTATGTTCTTAGCTAACTTACCTTTAGCTGGTCTTATGAAAGAAGCAGAACCTTGGTACTCATCAGGAGTATTAAGAATAATCTATAGTGGAGTAAAAAGTAGTTTATTCCCTTGTTTAATATTTACTTGTGTTGGATCAATGACAGACTTCGGTCCATTAATTGCTAACCCAGTAAGTTTACTATTAGGAGCAGCAGCTCAATTTGGTATCTATGTAGCATTTACATTAGCTAATGCAACTGGATTATTTACAGTTGGAGAAGCAGCAGCTATCGGTATCATCGGAGGAGCTGACGGACCTACAGCTATTTATATAGCTAACAACCTAGCTCCAGACTTAGTAGCACCAATCGCAGTTGCAGCTTACTCATACATGGCGTTAATCCCTATGATTCAACCACCTATCATGAGAGCTTTAACAACTGAAAAAGAAAGAAAAATTAAAATGGGACAATTAAGAAAAGTTTCTAAAGTAGAAAAAGTAGTTTTCCCTATATTCGTAACATTATTCTGTGCTTTATTACTTCCATCAACAGCACCATTAATCGGTATGTTAATGTATGGTAACTTATTAAAAGAATCAGGAGTAGTTGCTCGTTTATCTGATACAGCTCAAAACGCTTTATGTAACTTAGTAACATTATTACTAGGACTTGCAGTTGGAGCTACAGCAAACGGAACTATCTTCTTAAGAACTCAAACTTTAGCAATAGTTGGAATGGGACTTTTAGCTTTCTGTTTCGCAACAGTTGGAGGAATCTTATTAGGAAAAGTTTTATGCTTAATAACTGGTGGAAAAATCAACCCACTTATTGGATCAGCTGGGGTATCAGCAGTTCCAATGGCAGCTCGTGTTTCTCAAGTTGAGGGAGCAAAAGCAAATCCTACTAACTTCCTATTAATGCACGCTATGGGACCTAACGTTGCAGGAGTTATTGGGTCAGCAGTTGCAGCTGGATTCTTTATGATGGTATTTGGAAAATAA